From Lentisphaera araneosa HTCC2155, the proteins below share one genomic window:
- a CDS encoding DUF1552 domain-containing protein: protein MSFDRRSFLKAAGVSLLLPPLESEAAQSSNGSKKLLCVALNFGVHPGYFFPKDDNPCSSRVLSAMEAHKKDMTVLLNTQHPHKGGHGAVHSFLSGYLVKNAQQLREKNISIDQKFVKETNPNTRYKSLQLAMGGAGTMHQSWNDKGEPMRNIYSLEEIYGKLFVEPSKKGRELRRKILTNKTSVMDFVHSQAKRMKRFGTKRDGEIIDSYMDGVRGVEKRITESTNWLDVKKPQVTYKLPSNLMSNASYLKEYYELIHLAFMTDQSRAITLGIPANPSAVPIDGVSTGYHSLTHHGNQPDRLKQLYLIDSHNVKCFNDFVSQMKATETATGKSLYDQSAMIYGSGMGDANNHSNKRLPAILIGGLLKPQGVLDMKGKNLSDAYVTILNKLGVYLDKFGNNRGDLNGQI from the coding sequence ATGAGTTTTGATCGACGAAGTTTTTTAAAAGCAGCAGGGGTGAGTCTTTTGCTACCTCCGCTCGAGAGTGAAGCCGCGCAAAGCAGTAATGGAAGCAAGAAGCTCCTATGCGTTGCATTGAACTTTGGTGTTCATCCAGGATATTTTTTCCCGAAGGATGATAATCCTTGCTCGAGTAGAGTTTTGAGTGCGATGGAAGCACATAAAAAGGACATGACCGTTTTACTAAATACTCAGCACCCCCACAAGGGAGGTCATGGCGCTGTCCATAGTTTCTTAAGCGGTTACCTAGTGAAAAATGCTCAGCAACTTCGCGAAAAAAATATTTCTATCGACCAAAAATTCGTTAAAGAAACAAATCCTAATACGCGCTATAAGTCACTACAACTTGCCATGGGCGGTGCGGGTACAATGCACCAATCCTGGAATGACAAGGGGGAGCCCATGCGCAATATTTATTCTCTCGAAGAGATCTATGGAAAACTCTTTGTGGAGCCAAGTAAAAAAGGGCGTGAATTGAGAAGAAAAATTCTCACCAATAAAACTTCTGTGATGGACTTTGTTCATAGCCAAGCAAAACGCATGAAACGCTTTGGAACGAAGCGTGATGGCGAAATAATCGATTCTTATATGGATGGGGTGCGTGGTGTCGAAAAAAGAATTACTGAATCAACAAATTGGTTAGATGTTAAGAAGCCTCAAGTCACATACAAGTTGCCATCAAACTTGATGAGTAATGCTAGCTATTTAAAAGAGTATTATGAACTGATTCACTTGGCCTTTATGACTGATCAAAGCCGCGCTATTACCCTGGGGATTCCCGCCAATCCTTCGGCAGTTCCGATTGATGGTGTGAGTACGGGTTACCATAGTTTGACTCATCACGGCAATCAGCCCGATCGACTTAAGCAACTCTACCTCATTGATAGTCATAATGTGAAATGTTTTAATGACTTTGTGAGTCAGATGAAAGCGACTGAAACCGCGACAGGCAAAAGTCTGTATGATCAAAGTGCGATGATCTATGGTAGTGGAATGGGAGATGCTAATAATCATAGTAACAAGCGCTTACCTGCCATTTTGATTGGAGGTTTACTTAAACCCCAAGGGGTGCTTGATATGAAGGGGAAAAACCTTTCGGATGCCTATGTGACGATTTTGAATAAACTTGGCGTTTATCTAGATAAATTTGGCAATAATCGAGGGGACTTAAATGGTCAAATTTAG
- a CDS encoding type II secretion system protein: MNSTNCRAIKHKRFSLIELLVIVAIIGILASILLPVLGKARKKSRLAICTSNSKQISMAIYMYIEDQDDYFPFSSEHNNTSWDDRLGSMEYDGRSITAEQVDNKSKLTDASIYECPASEVELTNQNNQKRSYSLNYGKAHKPSQFRGIGTGSWSMKSNEVNEASQSIMITENNKPGNYLGNNNNDFTNNNFIKAFYDTPKYWTHDYGRLNLAMVDGSVRILSMQHTYLGLRDATASGNQINTMWDCQD; encoded by the coding sequence ATGAATTCCACGAACTGCAGAGCCATTAAACATAAAAGATTCTCTTTAATTGAACTACTCGTCATTGTGGCCATCATCGGGATCCTTGCAAGTATACTGCTCCCGGTACTTGGAAAAGCTCGAAAAAAATCAAGATTGGCAATCTGCACTTCAAATAGTAAACAAATCAGCATGGCGATTTATATGTATATTGAGGATCAGGACGATTATTTTCCTTTCAGTTCAGAACACAACAACACTTCCTGGGATGACCGTTTAGGCAGCATGGAATACGATGGTCGCAGCATCACTGCAGAACAAGTGGATAATAAATCTAAGCTCACTGACGCCTCGATCTATGAATGCCCTGCAAGCGAAGTTGAACTCACAAATCAAAATAATCAAAAGCGCAGTTATTCATTGAACTATGGTAAAGCTCATAAACCGAGTCAATTCAGAGGCATTGGCACTGGAAGTTGGTCGATGAAATCTAATGAAGTCAACGAAGCTTCGCAAAGCATTATGATTACCGAAAATAATAAGCCCGGCAACTACCTAGGCAATAACAACAACGACTTTACCAATAACAATTTTATTAAAGCGTTTTACGATACTCCAAAGTACTGGACTCATGATTATGGTCGACTCAACCTCGCCATGGTCGATGGCTCTGTACGCATCCTCAGCATGCAACACACCTACCTCGGCCTGCGCGATGCAACTGCTTCAGGCAACCAAATCAACACAATGTGGGACTGTCAGGATTAG